A window from Temnothorax longispinosus isolate EJ_2023e chromosome 1, Tlon_JGU_v1, whole genome shotgun sequence encodes these proteins:
- the LOC139814854 gene encoding uncharacterized protein isoform X1 — MIPLEIQYFSFNRILLLVIGLWPYQQSKLTRLQFICFSTILTAGVIFQLTTLMTSKCTSNLVRVLSSASLFIVSLIKYNSFCINIEAVKDLLMQFQHICSQLKDKNEVAIIEEYSCSARRYTIILTIFAVSTAFVIITSQYWLNTLVVLPKNVSQLRHLPIMMEYFIDQEKYFYLILLHFSAVICVGWASILAIGTMLITLMQCICGMFRIACVVLAEKLSFSVLLYNYDTNIYSYRIKHAININIRQNITLKNKILMTEGIICAVDIHRQAMKLSKHLLSTFEIMMFCLIVCGVACLTLNLFQIFQIASSENNVEEFFFPLLCVSVSIIYMFIANYIGQDIIDHNNDVLFTAYNVQWYRAPLHIQRMILFLLQRVTKEFTLNVGGLFSASIECFATLVKSSVSYFTVIYSTR, encoded by the exons ATGATTCCTTTAGAAATTCAGTATTTTAGCTTCAATAGAATTCTATTGCTTGTGATCGGTTTGTGGCCCTATCAACAATCTAAATTGACACGATTGCAGTTTATTTGCTTCTCTACTATTTTGACAGCGGGTGTTATATTTCAG TTAACAACGCTAATGACATCAAAATGTACGTCAAATCTCGTCAGGGTTCTATCTTCCgcatctttatttattgtttccttaataaaatacaactcATTCTGTATTAACATCGAAGCT GTAAAAGATTTACTGATGCAATTTCAACATATATGTagtcaattaaaagataaaaacgaaGTTGCTATCATAGAAGAATATAGTTGCAGTGCAAGACGTTATACAATTATACTTACAA tatttgcTGTTAGCACCGCATTTGTCATTATTACCAGCCAATATTGGTTGAATACTCTTGTCGTTTTACCGAAAAACGTATCTCAATTACGTCATCTGCCAATTATGatggaatattttatcgatcaGGAAAAGTATTTCTATTTGATTCTGCTGCACTTCAGTGCAGTAATTTGCGTCGGGTGGGCTTCGATATTAGCAATAGGAACAATGCTCATTACATTGATGCAGTGTATCTGTGGAATGTTTAGAATTGCTTG TGTGGTTTTAGCTGAAAAACTGTCATTCAGTGTGTTGCTGTATAATTATGACACAAACATTTACAGCTATCGTATCAAGCATGCAATAAATATCAACATTCGACAAAATATTacgctgaaaaataaaatcttaatgaCTGAGGGCATAATTTGTGCTGTCGACATTCACCGACAAGCTATGAA ATTGTCCAAACACTTGCTGTCCACATTCGAGATAATGATGTTTTGTTTAATAGTGTGTGGCGTGGCTTGCTTAACTCTAAATCTATTTCAA aTTTTTCAGATTGCTTCATCTGAAAATAATGTcgaggaattttttttcccgcTGCTATGTGTATCTgtcagtattatatatatgtttatagcCAACTATATTGGGCAGGATATAATAGATCACAATAATGATGTCCTTTTTACTGC GTATAACGTTCAGTGGTATAGAGCCCCGTTACATATACAAAGAATGATACTATTTCTATTACAAAGAGTAACCAAGGAGTTTACTTTGAATGTTGGTGGATTATTTAGTGCATCTATAGAATGTTTTGCCACG CTGGTTAAATCTTCGGTATCTTACTTTACTGTTATATATTCTACACGATGA
- the LOC139814854 gene encoding uncharacterized protein isoform X2: protein MIPLEIQYFSFNRILLLVIGLWPYQQSKLTRLQFICFSTILTAGVIFQLTTLMTSKCTSNLVRVLSSASLFIVSLIKYNSFCINIEAVKDLLMQFQHICSQLKDKNEVAIIEEYSCSARRYTIILTIFAVSTAFVIITSQYWLNTLVVLPKNVSQLRHLPIMMEYFIDQEKYFYLILLHFSAVICVGWASILAIGTMLITLMQCICGMFRIACYRIKHAININIRQNITLKNKILMTEGIICAVDIHRQAMKLSKHLLSTFEIMMFCLIVCGVACLTLNLFQIFQIASSENNVEEFFFPLLCVSVSIIYMFIANYIGQDIIDHNNDVLFTAYNVQWYRAPLHIQRMILFLLQRVTKEFTLNVGGLFSASIECFATLVKSSVSYFTVIYSTR from the exons ATGATTCCTTTAGAAATTCAGTATTTTAGCTTCAATAGAATTCTATTGCTTGTGATCGGTTTGTGGCCCTATCAACAATCTAAATTGACACGATTGCAGTTTATTTGCTTCTCTACTATTTTGACAGCGGGTGTTATATTTCAG TTAACAACGCTAATGACATCAAAATGTACGTCAAATCTCGTCAGGGTTCTATCTTCCgcatctttatttattgtttccttaataaaatacaactcATTCTGTATTAACATCGAAGCT GTAAAAGATTTACTGATGCAATTTCAACATATATGTagtcaattaaaagataaaaacgaaGTTGCTATCATAGAAGAATATAGTTGCAGTGCAAGACGTTATACAATTATACTTACAA tatttgcTGTTAGCACCGCATTTGTCATTATTACCAGCCAATATTGGTTGAATACTCTTGTCGTTTTACCGAAAAACGTATCTCAATTACGTCATCTGCCAATTATGatggaatattttatcgatcaGGAAAAGTATTTCTATTTGATTCTGCTGCACTTCAGTGCAGTAATTTGCGTCGGGTGGGCTTCGATATTAGCAATAGGAACAATGCTCATTACATTGATGCAGTGTATCTGTGGAATGTTTAGAATTGCTTG CTATCGTATCAAGCATGCAATAAATATCAACATTCGACAAAATATTacgctgaaaaataaaatcttaatgaCTGAGGGCATAATTTGTGCTGTCGACATTCACCGACAAGCTATGAA ATTGTCCAAACACTTGCTGTCCACATTCGAGATAATGATGTTTTGTTTAATAGTGTGTGGCGTGGCTTGCTTAACTCTAAATCTATTTCAA aTTTTTCAGATTGCTTCATCTGAAAATAATGTcgaggaattttttttcccgcTGCTATGTGTATCTgtcagtattatatatatgtttatagcCAACTATATTGGGCAGGATATAATAGATCACAATAATGATGTCCTTTTTACTGC GTATAACGTTCAGTGGTATAGAGCCCCGTTACATATACAAAGAATGATACTATTTCTATTACAAAGAGTAACCAAGGAGTTTACTTTGAATGTTGGTGGATTATTTAGTGCATCTATAGAATGTTTTGCCACG CTGGTTAAATCTTCGGTATCTTACTTTACTGTTATATATTCTACACGATGA
- the LOC139814854 gene encoding uncharacterized protein isoform X3, giving the protein MQFQHICSQLKDKNEVAIIEEYSCSARRYTIILTIFAVSTAFVIITSQYWLNTLVVLPKNVSQLRHLPIMMEYFIDQEKYFYLILLHFSAVICVGWASILAIGTMLITLMQCICGMFRIACVVLAEKLSFSVLLYNYDTNIYSYRIKHAININIRQNITLKNKILMTEGIICAVDIHRQAMKLSKHLLSTFEIMMFCLIVCGVACLTLNLFQIFQIASSENNVEEFFFPLLCVSVSIIYMFIANYIGQDIIDHNNDVLFTAYNVQWYRAPLHIQRMILFLLQRVTKEFTLNVGGLFSASIECFATLVKSSVSYFTVIYSTR; this is encoded by the exons ATGCAATTTCAACATATATGTagtcaattaaaagataaaaacgaaGTTGCTATCATAGAAGAATATAGTTGCAGTGCAAGACGTTATACAATTATACTTACAA tatttgcTGTTAGCACCGCATTTGTCATTATTACCAGCCAATATTGGTTGAATACTCTTGTCGTTTTACCGAAAAACGTATCTCAATTACGTCATCTGCCAATTATGatggaatattttatcgatcaGGAAAAGTATTTCTATTTGATTCTGCTGCACTTCAGTGCAGTAATTTGCGTCGGGTGGGCTTCGATATTAGCAATAGGAACAATGCTCATTACATTGATGCAGTGTATCTGTGGAATGTTTAGAATTGCTTG TGTGGTTTTAGCTGAAAAACTGTCATTCAGTGTGTTGCTGTATAATTATGACACAAACATTTACAGCTATCGTATCAAGCATGCAATAAATATCAACATTCGACAAAATATTacgctgaaaaataaaatcttaatgaCTGAGGGCATAATTTGTGCTGTCGACATTCACCGACAAGCTATGAA ATTGTCCAAACACTTGCTGTCCACATTCGAGATAATGATGTTTTGTTTAATAGTGTGTGGCGTGGCTTGCTTAACTCTAAATCTATTTCAA aTTTTTCAGATTGCTTCATCTGAAAATAATGTcgaggaattttttttcccgcTGCTATGTGTATCTgtcagtattatatatatgtttatagcCAACTATATTGGGCAGGATATAATAGATCACAATAATGATGTCCTTTTTACTGC GTATAACGTTCAGTGGTATAGAGCCCCGTTACATATACAAAGAATGATACTATTTCTATTACAAAGAGTAACCAAGGAGTTTACTTTGAATGTTGGTGGATTATTTAGTGCATCTATAGAATGTTTTGCCACG CTGGTTAAATCTTCGGTATCTTACTTTACTGTTATATATTCTACACGATGA
- the LOC139815300 gene encoding uncharacterized protein isoform X1: MIRIETQFLIGLNRILLLAIGLWPYQQSRLTQFQFNLFFTILMTCIIFQLTTFITALKYTSDLVVAVLSPTSFLTVFIIIYLAFRVNIETVKELLIQLQHVCNELRDKNEIAIIEKYGYISKCYTVALIVAGICASLNFIQFWTLSDDVLSTNVTRSHCMQFVTEYFVDQEKYFFLILLHINIAFSIGGTAMIATGAMGIAFFKFFCGMFQISSYRIERAVKIIQQNITLKNKILKSEDLISAIDLHRQVIRLSKYFISKFEIMFFCLAHIFVISLCFNFAHIFQIVLSEQATKKALWPMMFAASNILYLFISNSLGQNMTDHNNYVFDTVYRVEWYVTPLHIQRIILFLLLKGAKIFTMNVGGLFTPSLECFAMLVKASVSYFTVILSTQ, translated from the exons ATGATCCGTATAGAGACTCAATTTTTAATAGGTCTCAATAGAATCTTACTACTCGCTATTGGCTTGTGGCCATATCAACAATCCAGACTCactcaatttcaatttaatcttttctttaCTATTTTGATGACGTGTATTATATTTCAG ttGACAACATTTATAACagcattaaaatatacttCAGATCTCGTCGTCGCAGTTCTCTCTCCTACAtcttttttaactgtttttataataatatatctcgcATTTCGTGTTAATATTGAAACT GTAAAAGAATTGTTGATACAACTTCAGCACGTATGTAACGaattaagagataaaaacGAAATCgctattatagaaaaatatggcTACATCTCGAAATGTTATACGGTTGCACTTATAG tagcTGGTATCTGCGCatctcttaattttattcaattttggACTTTGTCTGATGATGTTCTATCAACGAATGTAACTCGATCACATTGCATGCAATTTGTAACGGAATATTTTGTTGAtcaggaaaaatatttctttttaattctacTACATATTAATATAGCATTCAGTATAGGTGGAACTGCGATGATAGCAACAGGAGCAATGggtattgcattttttaaatttttctgtggaatgtttcaaatatccag TTATCGTATTGAACGCGCAGTGAAAATCATTCagcaaaatattacattaaaaaacaaaattttaaaatctgaaGATTTAATTAGCGCTATAGATCTTCATCGACAAGTCATAAG attatcCAAATACTTTATATCCAAATTTGAGATAATGTTCTTCTGTTTAGcacatatatttgtaatttcattATGTTTCAACTTTGCCCAT ATCTTTCAGATTGTGTTATCCGAGCAAGCTACTAAAAAAGCTTTATGGCCTATGATGTTTGCAGCTAGTAATAttctatatctttttatatcgaATTCTCTTGGACAAAATATGACGGATCACAATAATTACGTTTTTGATACTGT atacaGAGTAGAATGGTACGTAACTCCTTTACACATCCAGAGAATCATACTCTTCTTATTGTTGAAAGGCgctaaaatttttactatgaATGTCGGTGGATTGTTTACTCCATCTTTAGAGTGCTTTGCCATG TTGGTGAAAGCATCGGTATCTTACTTTACTGTTATATTATCTACACAGTGA
- the LOC139815300 gene encoding uncharacterized protein isoform X2, translated as MIRIETQFLIGLNRILLLAIGLWPYQQSRLTQFQFNLFFTILMTCIIFQLTTFITALKYTSDLVVAVLSPTSFLTVFIIIYLAFRVNIETVKELLIQLQHVCNELRDKNEIAIIEKYGYISKCYTVALIAGICASLNFIQFWTLSDDVLSTNVTRSHCMQFVTEYFVDQEKYFFLILLHINIAFSIGGTAMIATGAMGIAFFKFFCGMFQISSYRIERAVKIIQQNITLKNKILKSEDLISAIDLHRQVIRLSKYFISKFEIMFFCLAHIFVISLCFNFAHIFQIVLSEQATKKALWPMMFAASNILYLFISNSLGQNMTDHNNYVFDTVYRVEWYVTPLHIQRIILFLLLKGAKIFTMNVGGLFTPSLECFAMLVKASVSYFTVILSTQ; from the exons ATGATCCGTATAGAGACTCAATTTTTAATAGGTCTCAATAGAATCTTACTACTCGCTATTGGCTTGTGGCCATATCAACAATCCAGACTCactcaatttcaatttaatcttttctttaCTATTTTGATGACGTGTATTATATTTCAG ttGACAACATTTATAACagcattaaaatatacttCAGATCTCGTCGTCGCAGTTCTCTCTCCTACAtcttttttaactgtttttataataatatatctcgcATTTCGTGTTAATATTGAAACT GTAAAAGAATTGTTGATACAACTTCAGCACGTATGTAACGaattaagagataaaaacGAAATCgctattatagaaaaatatggcTACATCTCGAAATGTTATACGGTTGCACTTATAG cTGGTATCTGCGCatctcttaattttattcaattttggACTTTGTCTGATGATGTTCTATCAACGAATGTAACTCGATCACATTGCATGCAATTTGTAACGGAATATTTTGTTGAtcaggaaaaatatttctttttaattctacTACATATTAATATAGCATTCAGTATAGGTGGAACTGCGATGATAGCAACAGGAGCAATGggtattgcattttttaaatttttctgtggaatgtttcaaatatccag TTATCGTATTGAACGCGCAGTGAAAATCATTCagcaaaatattacattaaaaaacaaaattttaaaatctgaaGATTTAATTAGCGCTATAGATCTTCATCGACAAGTCATAAG attatcCAAATACTTTATATCCAAATTTGAGATAATGTTCTTCTGTTTAGcacatatatttgtaatttcattATGTTTCAACTTTGCCCAT ATCTTTCAGATTGTGTTATCCGAGCAAGCTACTAAAAAAGCTTTATGGCCTATGATGTTTGCAGCTAGTAATAttctatatctttttatatcgaATTCTCTTGGACAAAATATGACGGATCACAATAATTACGTTTTTGATACTGT atacaGAGTAGAATGGTACGTAACTCCTTTACACATCCAGAGAATCATACTCTTCTTATTGTTGAAAGGCgctaaaatttttactatgaATGTCGGTGGATTGTTTACTCCATCTTTAGAGTGCTTTGCCATG TTGGTGAAAGCATCGGTATCTTACTTTACTGTTATATTATCTACACAGTGA
- the LOC139815300 gene encoding uncharacterized protein isoform X3 gives MIRIETQFLIGLNRILLLAIGLWPYQQSRLTQFQFNLFFTILMTCIIFQLTTFITALKYTSDLVVAVLSPTSFLTVFIIIYLAFRVNIETVKELLIQLQHVCNELRDKNEIAIIEKYGYISKCYTVALIAFSIGGTAMIATGAMGIAFFKFFCGMFQISSYRIERAVKIIQQNITLKNKILKSEDLISAIDLHRQVIRLSKYFISKFEIMFFCLAHIFVISLCFNFAHIFQIVLSEQATKKALWPMMFAASNILYLFISNSLGQNMTDHNNYVFDTVYRVEWYVTPLHIQRIILFLLLKGAKIFTMNVGGLFTPSLECFAMLVKASVSYFTVILSTQ, from the exons ATGATCCGTATAGAGACTCAATTTTTAATAGGTCTCAATAGAATCTTACTACTCGCTATTGGCTTGTGGCCATATCAACAATCCAGACTCactcaatttcaatttaatcttttctttaCTATTTTGATGACGTGTATTATATTTCAG ttGACAACATTTATAACagcattaaaatatacttCAGATCTCGTCGTCGCAGTTCTCTCTCCTACAtcttttttaactgtttttataataatatatctcgcATTTCGTGTTAATATTGAAACT GTAAAAGAATTGTTGATACAACTTCAGCACGTATGTAACGaattaagagataaaaacGAAATCgctattatagaaaaatatggcTACATCTCGAAATGTTATACGGTTGCACTTATAG CATTCAGTATAGGTGGAACTGCGATGATAGCAACAGGAGCAATGggtattgcattttttaaatttttctgtggaatgtttcaaatatccag TTATCGTATTGAACGCGCAGTGAAAATCATTCagcaaaatattacattaaaaaacaaaattttaaaatctgaaGATTTAATTAGCGCTATAGATCTTCATCGACAAGTCATAAG attatcCAAATACTTTATATCCAAATTTGAGATAATGTTCTTCTGTTTAGcacatatatttgtaatttcattATGTTTCAACTTTGCCCAT ATCTTTCAGATTGTGTTATCCGAGCAAGCTACTAAAAAAGCTTTATGGCCTATGATGTTTGCAGCTAGTAATAttctatatctttttatatcgaATTCTCTTGGACAAAATATGACGGATCACAATAATTACGTTTTTGATACTGT atacaGAGTAGAATGGTACGTAACTCCTTTACACATCCAGAGAATCATACTCTTCTTATTGTTGAAAGGCgctaaaatttttactatgaATGTCGGTGGATTGTTTACTCCATCTTTAGAGTGCTTTGCCATG TTGGTGAAAGCATCGGTATCTTACTTTACTGTTATATTATCTACACAGTGA
- the LOC139815300 gene encoding uncharacterized protein isoform X4: MIRIETQYLIGLNRILLLAIGLWPYQQSRLTQFQFNLLFAILMTSIIFQLTTFITTLKYTSDFIAMVLSSVSFFIICMIIYYSFRVNIKVVKKLLIQLQHVCNELRDKNEIVIIEKYGYIAKCYTVALTVTGICTVSIIIQLLTLSDDVPSTNVTRPRRMQLVTEYFVDQEKYFFLILLHTNTAVCIGFTAMIATGTMFIAYFKFICGMFKISSYRIERAVKINILQNITLKNKTLRSEDLISAVDIHRQAIQLSKQFVSKFVIMFFCLAYVFVIALCFNFVRICISDFSDCVDQTSCYENYTAYTMCIY; encoded by the exons ATGATCCGTATAGAGACTCAATATTTAATAGGTCTCAATAGAATCTTACTGCTCGCTATTGGCTTGTGGCCATATCAACAATCCAGACTCactcaatttcaatttaatcttCTCTTTGCTATTTTGATGAcgagtattatatttcaa ttgacaacatttataacaacattaaaatatacttcAGATTTCATCGCCATGGTTCTGTCTtccgtatctttttttattatttgtatgataatatattactcATTTCGTGTTAATATCAAAGTT GTAAAGAAGTTGTTGATACAACTTCAGCACGTATGTAACGaattaagagataaaaacGAAATcgttattatagaaaaatatggcTATATTGCGAAATGTTATACGGTTGCACTTACGg taactGGTATATGCACAGTTAGTATTATAATTCAACTTTTGACTTTGTCTGATGATGTTCCATCGACGAACGTAACTCGACCACGTCGCATGCAACTCGTAACGGAATATTTTGTAGAtcaggaaaaatatttctttttaattctgCTACATACAAACACAGCAGTATGTATAGGCTTCACTGCGATGATAGCAACAGGAACAATGTTTATTGCatactttaaatttatttgtggaATGTTTAAAATCTCCAG TTATCGTATTGAACGCGCAGTGAAAATCAACATTCTGCAAAATATTACGttgaaaaacaaaactttaaGATCTGAGGACTTAATTAGCGCTGTAGATATTCATCGGCAAGCCATACA attatcTAAACAGTTCGTGTCCAAATTTGTGATAATGTTCTTCTGTTTAGCATATGTGTTTGTAATTGCATTGTGTTTCAACTTTGTTCGA ATTtgtatttcagatttttcagATTGTGTTGACCAAACAAGCTGCTACGAAAATTATACTGCCTATACTATGTGCATctattaa
- the LOC139816571 gene encoding adenylate kinase 8: MSDFEGGTRQLLTIPPDFVPYIEKHRLYEFFYELVTQLLIQQPEDPIIFTKQCVQHIVRKRDIPRVILIAPPSFGIPLAWSTIEETGICPVTLEDLYTLSSTENTCRCYDANEIAIRLKRMLMSGILHESGWALVDIPRNKKEARAMQRVGIIPTHVIQIIPPCAEDEIQEKKDAKQYDYKKTLQGLREAYANLLIVSCGSLAFYFINYPKVEVEAGTKTIHGLGKDCATLIKVRRKHYGAPSLFRIALIGPQGSGRRSLAKHISERFNLVYVDFDNILEQACLRETALGEMLRLCEHKCKEKVKLEARVQIIEQYVLENDCLKRGWILIGYPKTVEEFKLLDMISTPPNRVIVLKMDVQMCGESSLNRRCDIITKSEHDLTSCESSATDPDSKLDVYSNDYKDIIEQDLREYEENIDAIMRYAGKTASVIDATGEKKCVRERLEACLMRPAPSAKPRVPQPPPMIDPMSIEFDPDDEPDPSIFDDIRAPEPKYSFI, encoded by the exons ATGAGCGACTTTGAAGGAGGAACAAGACAATTATTAACCATTCCGCCGGATTTCGTGCCCTACATAGAAAAACACAGATTATATGAATTCTTTTAT gaATTGGTGACGCAATTACTGATCCAGCAGCCAGAAGAcccaataatatttacaaaacaaTGCGTCCAACATATTGTACGAAAGCGAGATATTCCCAGAGTTATCCTTATAGCTCCTCCGAGCTTCGGTATTCCGTTAGCATGgtcaacaata GAAGAAACTGGTATTTGTCCTGTCACTCTAGAGGACCTTTATACTTTATCTTCTACTGAA aacACATGTCGTTGCTATGATGCTAATGAGATCGCGATAAGGCTAAAGAGAATGTTAATGTCGGGAATACTTCATGAATCTGGATGGGCATTAGTCG ATATACCGAGGAATAAAAAGGAAGCACGTGCAATGCAACGTGTCGGCATAATACCAACACACGTGATACAGATTATACCACCGTGTGCAGAAGACGAGATtcaagaaaaaa aagATGCAAAACAATACGATTATAAGAAGACTCTTCAAGGTCTACGTGAAGCTTAtgctaatcttttaattgttaGTTGTGGTTCTTTGgcttt ttattttataaactaccCGAAAGTG GAAGTTGAAGCTGGCACTAAGACAATTCACGGACTGGGCAAAGATTGCGCGACATTAATAAAAGTTAGAAGAAAACATTATGGAGCTCCATCGCTTTTTCGTATCGCTCTCATAGGTCCTCAAGGATCAGGTCGTCGTTCTTTGGCAAAACATATATCTGAGAGATTTAATCTTGTTTATG ttgactttgataatattttgGAACAAGCATGCTTGCGAGAGACGGCTTTAGGCGAAATGCTGCGATTATGCGAGCACAAATGTAAAGAGAAAGTAAAGTTAGAAGCGCGAGTACAAATAATTGAG CAATATGTACTCGAGAATGACTGTCTCAAGAGAGGATGGATTTTGATAGGTTACCCTAAAACTGTGGAGGAGTTCAAACTCTTGGATATGATATCTACGCCACCCAATAG aGTAATTGTCCTAAAAATGGACGTACAAATGTGCGGAGAAAGTTCTTTGAATCGTCGATGCGACATTATTACTAAAAGCGAGCACGATCTCACATCGTGCGAGTCTTCGGCGACGGATCCAGATTCTAAATTAGATGTTTATTCCAATGATTACAAAGACATCATCGAACAAGAT CTTCGGGAGTACGAAGAAAATATAGATGCCATAATGCGATACGCGGGGAAAACTGCGTCCGTAATAGATGCGACGGGTGAGAAAAAGTGCGTGAGGGAAAGACTGGAGGCCTGTCTGATGCGACCAGCACCGTCCGCGAAACCCAGGGTTCCCCAACCACCTCCTATGATCGATCCAATGAGCATAGAATTCGATCCCGATGACGAACCCGACCCGAGCATTTTCGATGACATACGCGCACCAGAGcctaaatattcatttatttaa
- the LOC139815425 gene encoding non-structural maintenance of chromosomes element 3 homolog, with protein MGRKRGFQRESSDDLFFDSQDLPGPSRAGVSSQRRTRLSTLTESHMSSQDIASTSSQRRTRPSTVTESHMSSQDIASTSSQRRTRPSTVTESHMSSQDIASTSSQRRTRTSALTESHMSSQDIASTSSQRRTRPSTLMESHMSSQDIPSTSSQRRTRTSAVTESHMSSQKMEAEKDTQLISSVIRYLFAADRNKQPIQKTHIVKNVLAGNSKMFRSIIDKVNDQLSEVFGYNLIEVENNKYIMVNEIENDVPHLTFRDSHKQVLLYLVLVHIFMYGESCKEEVLWDFFRHLGIINNDNFQHEYFGDVNQLVTVEFVNQRYLERAMIDKYDPTKFEYSWGSRAKNELTYRSALTFVGEIYGCPINKWKLQYKAVVEEDIE; from the exons ATGg GTAGAAAAAGAGGATTTCAGAGAGAGAGTAGTGACGATCTCTTCTTTGACTCCCAAGACCTTCCTGGTCCGAGCAGAGCCGGCGTATCGTCGCAACGACGTACTAGACTTTCGACCCTTACGGAATCACATATGAGCTCGCAGGATATAGCTAGCACATCGTCCCAACGACGTACTAGACCTTCGACCGTTACGGAATCACATATGAGCTCGCAGGATATAGCTAGCACATCGTCCCAACGACGTACTAGACCTTCGACCGTTACGGAATCACATATGAGCTCGCAGGATATAGCTAGCACATCGTCCCAACGACGTACTAGAACTTCGGCCCTTACGGAATCACATATGAGCTCGCAGGATATAGCTAGCACATCGTCCCAACGACGTACTAGACCTTCGACCCTTATGGAATCACATATGAGCTCGCAGGATATACCTAGCACATCGTCTCAACGACGTACTAGAACTTCGGCCGTTACGGAATCACATATGAGCTCGCAGAAAATGGAGGCAGAAAAGGACACGCAACTAATCAGTAGCGTAATAAGATATCTCTTTGCCGCAGATCGCAATAAACAGCCTATACAAAAAACGCATAtcgttaaaaatgtattagcTGGAAATAGCAAAATGTTCCGTTCGATTATAGACAAAGTGAACGATCAATTATCTGAG GTATTTGGATACAATCTAATAGAAGttgaaaacaataaatacataatggTGAACGAAATAGAAAACGATGTTCCACACCTCACCTTCCGCGATAGCCATAAGCAGGTGCTGTTGTATCTTGTacttgtacatatttttatgtatggCGAATCGTGCAAAGAAG AAGTACTATGGGACTTCTTTCGACATCTgggtattataaataatgataattttcaaCATGAATATTTTGGTGACGTTAATCAGTTGGTGACTGTG GAGTTTGTAAATCAGAGATATCTTGAGAGGGCAATGATAGATAAGTACGATCCAACGAAATTCGAGTATTCATGGGGATCTCGTGCGAAAAATGAGCTCACCTATCGTTCCGCCTTGACATTTGTCGGAGAG ATATACGGTTGTCctataaataaatggaaattgCAATACAAAGCTGTAGTTGAGGAAGACATAGAGTGA